In Ananas comosus cultivar F153 linkage group 10, ASM154086v1, whole genome shotgun sequence, the following proteins share a genomic window:
- the LOC109716177 gene encoding uncharacterized protein LOC109716177 → MEASLCRRTPHCPALRPHGLAALRRRAAAVRAEATPPPAEEGEAAGSGAAPRRRRPPHRAAAVSAGVVVLTCAAVGAACLRGWGGGGGGCAAVAAARALQAPGGRGGAPAAEWRQESGRATQRTLDVLTEILLKRPAGPTEAGGGRVGVLPERVYAEIYKELMPYSWRSDEKKTYTLADLLYEELTKGDYTPVDRADGAQRLTSMLYKLWSATEEKERKYDIGLVLTLVLINQKDYHKAKEICQQIMSSRLIPPRDGRPYLHLAIINMMLAVEGMLSPDTTSVDEIEKMIKSGVDAWKEFKNKQELRTD, encoded by the exons ATGGAAGCCTCCCTCTGCCGCCGCACGCCCCATTGCCCTGCACTGCGCCCGCACGGCCTCgccgcgctccgccgccgcgcagCGGCGGTGCGCGCCGAGGCGACGCCGCCcccggcggaggagggcgaagccGCAGGCTCCGGCGccgcgccgcggcggcggaggccgccgcacagggcggcggcggtgagCGCGGGGGTGGTGGTGCTAACGTGCGCCGCCGTGGGCGCGGCGTGCCTGAGGGGCTggggcggcgggggcggcggctgCGCGGCGGTGGCTGCTGCTCGCGCGCTGCAGGCTCCGGGGGGGCGCGGGGGGGCCCCGGCGGCGGAGTGGAGGCAGGAGTCGGGGAGGGCGACGCAGCGGACGCTGGACGTGCTGACGGAGATCCTGCTGAAGCGGCCGGCGGGGCCGACGGAGGCGGGCGGGGGGAGGGTGGGGGTGCTGCCGGAGCGCGTGTACGCGGAGATCTACAAGGAGTTGATGCCGTACAGCTGGAGGTCGGACGAAAAGAAGACGTACACCTTGGCCGACCTCCTCTACGAGGAGCTCACTAAGGGG GACTACACACCGGTGGATAGGGCTGATGGAGCCCAAAGGTTAACTAGTATGCTATACAAATTATGGTCAGCAACAGAAGAGAAGGAACGAAAATATGACATAGGGTTGGTACTAACCCTTGTGCTGATCAATCAG AAAGACTATCACAAGGCCAAAGAGATTTGCCAGCAGATAATGAGTTCTCGGCTCATTCCCCCACGCGACGGGAGGCCCTATCTTCACTTG GCTATAATAAACATGATGTTAGCGGTGGAGGGCATGCTATCTCCTGACACTACAAGTGTAGATGAGATAGAGAAGATGATAAAGTCTGGCGTAGACGCATGGAAAGAGTTCAAAAATAAGCAAGAGTTGCGTACCGACTAA
- the LOC109716646 gene encoding uncharacterized protein LOC109716646, with protein MGWISVKTPLLFQSKSLCFSLLYLLTTLPLSIYVSFSQSGCLFRSPTHRRSPNPRLFSYPGSYGEHKYALPTTRPECSSPAHFSDYAKVFEEIRELRGNLSRGNSSASPVLRYRTGKADTFAGNFSTQMRKSFFNHSDDGVEVPCGFFKEFPIRESDKLAMKKCDGVVVVSAVFGDHDKIRQPKGLGAQTLETVCFFMFIDNSTHKALAAHKILSDGDKGINIIGAWRIVRVFTDELPYENPAMNGVIPKHLIHRLFPNSKFGVWLDAKLQLTVDPLLLIHSLLIAKDADMAISKHPFNVHTMEEAMATARWRKWGDVESLRVQMETYCENGLQPWSPSKHPYTTDVPDTALIIRRHSLASNLFSCLLFNELEAFNPRDQLAFAYVRDLMSPKIKINMFEVEVFEHIAVEYRHNLKGSGGGGGQVLSKIASSRDIVGSSCEGYLLKMWGESND; from the exons ATGGGATGGATCAGCGTGAAAACGCCGCTCCTCTTCCAATCCAAATCGCTCTGCTTTTCCCTGCTCTACCTCCTCACCACCCTCCCCCTCTCCATCTACGTCTCCTTCTCCCAATCTGGGTGCCTCTTCCGCTCCCCCACCCACCGCCGCAGCCCCAACCCCCGCCTCTTCTCCTACCCCGGCTCCTATGGCGAGCACAAGTACGCCCTCCCCACCACGCGACCCGAGTGCTCCTCCCCTGCCCACTTCTCAG ATTACGCCAAGGTGTTTGAGGAAATCCGCGAATTGCGCGGCAATCTCTCGCGGGGGAACTCGTCCGCCTCCCCTGTTTTGAGGTACCGGACGGGTAAAGCCGACACCTTTGCGGGGAATTTCTCGACCCAGATGAGGAAATCGTTCTTCAATCACAGCGATGATGGGGTTGAGGTCCCTTGTGGATTTTTCAAGGAGTTTCCTATAAGAGAATCTG ATAAATTAGCTATGAAAAAGTGCGACGGCGTCGTCGTCGTATCGGCGGTCTTCGGCGACCACGACAAAATCCGGCAGCCGAAAGGCTTAGGAGCTCAAACTCTGGAAACTGTTTGCTTCTTCATGTTCATAGATAACTCTACTCATAAAGCCCTCGCCGCTCACAAAATTCTTAGTGATGGAGATAAGGGAATCAACATAATAGGAGCATGGAGAATAGTGAGGGTTTTTACCGATGAATTGCCTTACGAGAACCCCGCTATGAACGGTGTGATCCCGAAGCATTTGATTCACCGGCTCTTCCCGAATTCTAAGTTCGGCGTATGGTTGGACGCGAAGCTGCAGCTAACTGTGGACCCACTGCTTCTAATTCATTCACTTTTGATCGCGAAGGACGCGGACATGGCGATCTCGAAGCATCCATTTAATGTACATACTATGGAAGAGGCAATGGCAACGGCGAGGTGGAGGAAGTGGGGAGATGTTGAGTCTTTGAGGGTTCAGATGGAGACCTACTGTGAGAATGGTTTGCAGCCATGGTCACCTAGCAAGCATCCCTATACAACAG ATGTTCCTGATACTGCACTAATTATAAGGAGGCATAGCCTGGCTAGCAACCTCTTCTCCTGCCTTCTATTCAACGAGCTCGAGGCCTTTAACCCCCGAGATCAGCTCGCTTTCGCCTATGTGAGAGATTTAATGAGCCCCAAGATCAAAATAAACATGTTCGAGGTCGAGGTATTCGAGCACATTGCTGTGGAGTACAGGCACAACCTCAAgggcagcggaggaggaggtgggcaGGTGTTAAGTAAGATAGCCTCCTCCCGAGACATTGTCGGGAGCAGTTGTGAAGGCTACCTTTTGAAGATGTGGGGAGAATCCAATGATTAA